Proteins from one Parasteatoda tepidariorum isolate YZ-2023 chromosome 4, CAS_Ptep_4.0, whole genome shotgun sequence genomic window:
- the LOC139425459 gene encoding uncharacterized protein — MNSRKCAIKKKVKRKSLRTTFTTASNKLAQYLATPETVAKDINQLPALRSQLQDKFSRLNEIQNEISSVLLEKPETVAEYETDFEAAENYRDNYLKLDAKFATFINKDSGSIAKSSLKDNAVKLKLPKFELKTFSGDPKECLTFWSIFSKIHESEDLSAIDKFQYLYQSIVPESRAARLVSSFPITTENYPKAIKQLKLRFGREDLLVQIYVRDLLSLVMKNATAGKNSPDLATLYDMLETKLRALESLGRTKEKFADFLEPLVESCLPENVMRA; from the coding sequence tcaaaaaaaaagtgaaaagaaagtCATTAAGAACAACTTTTACGACCGCGTCGAATAAGTTGGCGCAATATTTGGCAACACCGGAAACTGTTGCCAAGGATATTAATCAGTTGCCCGCACTAAGGTCACAATTGCAAGATAAATTTTCTCGTttgaatgaaattcaaaatgaaatatcctcagtactTTTAGAAAAACCTGAGACCGTTGCTGAATACGAAACGGATTTTGAAGCAGCGGAAAATTACAGAGATAATTATCTTAAACTAGACGCAAAATTCgcaacttttataaataaggaCTCCGGTTCCATCGCCAAAAGTTCTTTAAAGGATAATGCCGTGAAATTAAAACTACCGAAATTTGAATTGAAGACATTCTCTGGTGACCCTAAAGAATGTCTCACATTCTGgagtatattttcaaaaattcatgaatCCGAAGATTTATCTGCCATCGACAAGTTCCAATATTTATACCAATCTATAGTACCCGAATCCAGGGCAGCAAGATTAGTTTCCAGTTTCCCTATAACAACAGAGAATTATCCGAAAGCcattaaacaattgaaattaagGTTTGGCAGAGAAGAtcttttagtacaaatatacgTTCGAGATCTCCTTTCTCTTGTTATGAAAAATGCAACTGCCGGAAAGAATTCTCCTGATTTAGCAACCCTCTACGATATGCTGGAAACAAAATTAAGAGCTTTGGAAAGTTTGGGACGTACGAAAGAGAAATTTGCTGATTTTCTAGAGCCTCTTGTGGAGTCATGCTTACCTGAAAATGTTATGCGAGCCTGA